One genomic window of Triplophysa rosa linkage group LG11, Trosa_1v2, whole genome shotgun sequence includes the following:
- the gspt1l gene encoding G1 to S phase transition 1, like yields MDARDTAPDSWDQEDDGEAQVDVQLSNALATTLNVDAKPFVPNVHAAEFFPSFLQKDSADTVEPSGPNTDAKVGEPDQEASAPPMENGDAEMTADDTWEQKGSEPSEAEAEPGGCPGGDGGLAEEDSPQEEEMEEEVVPTPKVVLTQPNAPKKEHVNVVFIGHVDAGKSTIGGQIMYLTGMVDKRTLEKYEKEAKEKNRETWYLSWALDTNQEERDKGKTVEVGRAYFETEKKHFTILDAPGHKSFVPNMIGGASQADLAVLVISARKGEFETGFEKGGQTREHAMLAKTAGVKHLIVLVNKMDDPTVNWSLERYEECKEKLVPFLKKVGFNPRKDIHFMPCSGLTGANLKESAEFCPWYTGLPFIPHLDNLANFSRSSDGPVRLPIVDKYKDMGTVVLGKLESGSISKAQQLVMMPNRHTVELLSLLSDDVETDDAGPGENLKLRLKGIEEEEILPGFILCNAENLCHSGRTFDAQIVIIEHKSIICPGYNAVLHIHTCIEEVQITALICLVDKKTGEKSKTRPRFVKQDQVCIARLRTAGTICLETFKDFPQMGRFTLRDEGKTIAIGKVLKLVAEKD; encoded by the exons ATGGACGCTAGAGACACTGCCCCTGATTCCTGGGATCAGGAGGACGATGGCGAGGCCCAGGTCGACGTGCAACTTTCCAATGCTTTGGCTACCACTCTAAACGTGGACGCAAAGCCGTTTGTCCCCAACGTTCACGCCGCAGAATTCTTCCCATCTTTCCTGCAGAAGGACTCCGCGGACACGGTGGAGCCATCAG GACCCAATACAGATGCCAAGGTGGGAGAACCAGaccaagagg CATCAGCTCCACCAATGGAGAACGGTGATGCAGAGATGACAGCTGATGACACGTGGGAGCAGAAAGGGAGCGAGCCCAGCGAGGCTGAAGCTGAGCCGGGAGGCTGCCCTGGGGGAGATGGGGGTCTGGCTGAAGAAGACTCGCCACAAGAGGAAGAGATGGAGGAAGAAGTAGTGCCAACACCTAAAGTAGTCCTAACACAGCCAAATGCCCCCAAAAAGGAGCATGTTAATGTGGTCTTTATTGGCCATGTCG ATGCTGGCAAGTCCACTATTGGAGGACAAATCAT GTATTTAACAGGAATGGTGgacaaacgaactctggagaaATATGAGAAAGAAGCTAAGGAGAAGAACAGGGAAACTTG gTACCTCTCCTGGGCTCTTGACACAAATCAGGAAGAGAGAGACAAAGGGAAAACTGTGGAGGTTGGACGTGCATACTTTGAGACCGAGAAAAAGCACTTTACCATTCTGGATGCACCAGGCCACAAAAGCTTTGTCCCCAACATGATAGGCGGAGCTTCTCAGGCCGATTTGGCAGTGCTG GTGATCTCTGCAAGGAAAGGAGAGTTTGAGACGGGCTTTGAGAAAGGAGGACAGACGCGAGAGCATGCCATGTTGGCCAAAACTGCTGGTGTAAAGCATTTGATTGTACTTGTAAACAAAATGGATGACCCAACAGTGAACTGGAGTCTAGAGAG GTACGAAGAATGTAAGGAGAAACTTGTTCcatttttgaagaaagttgggtTCAATCCCAGAAAAGATATTCATTTCATGCCATGTTCAGGACTCACTGGGGCCAATCTGAAGGAGTCGGCAGAATTCTGCCCGTGGTATAC AGGGTTACCATTcattccacatctggataattTAGCGAACTTCAGCAGATCAAGTGATGGACCAGTCAGGTTACCCATTGTAGACAAATACAAG GACATGGGTACTGTGGTCCTAGGAAAGCTGGAATCGGGATCAATCAGTAAAGCTCAGCAACTTGTGATGATGCCCAACAGG CACACTGTTGAGTTGCTGAGTCTGCTGTCTGATGATGTTGAAACGGATGACGCTGGACCTGGAGAGAACTTGAAGTTACGGCTAAAAGGTATTGAAGAGGAGGAGATTCTGCCAGGCTTCATTCTCTGCAATGCTGAGAACCTCTGCCACTCTGGGCGCACCTTTGATGCTCAG ATAGTCATCATTGAACACAAGTCAATCATCTGCCCAGGTTACAATGCAGTTCTTCATATTCACACCTGCATCGAAGAAGTGCAAATTACG GCCTTAATCTGTCTGGTGGACAAAAAGACTGGGGAAAAGAGCAAAACGCGACCCCGCTTCGTCAAACAGGACCAAGTGTGCATTGCTCGTCTGAGAACAGCTGGGACCATCTGCCTTGAGACCTTCAAAGATTTCCCTCAGATGGGACGCTTCACCTTACGAGATGAGG GGAAAACCATCGCCATTGGGAAAGTGTTGAAACTTGTTGCTGAGAAGGACTGA
- the nde1 gene encoding nuclear distribution protein nudE homolog 1 — translation MSDPDPPSFASVEEERDYWKEQTAQLQQRAEEAQEELQEFQQMSRDYEVELETELKQCEARNRELLTTNNRLRMDLDNYKEKYETQQSEAVRQISTLEGDLSETTAIKDQLHKYIRELEQSNDDLERAKRATIMSLDDFEQRMNHVIERNAFLESELDEKENLLESVQRLKDEARDLKQELAVQHKQERKPSISLFKEMEKPDATPSRPSSVVNFALPSILATPSRPPGSGSAFNTPPASYSRLEGLTGTPLTTSARISALNIVGELLRKVGNLESKLASCRELHMHEKTPSCTAIAQSTPSVSRDTPDNPSNTNGLYDKGMVKRLDFGTGSKIML, via the exons ATGAGTGACCCTGACCCACCATCATTTGCATCTGTTGAAGAAGAGAGAGACTACTGGAAGGAACAAACTGCCCAATTGCAGCAGAG GGCTGAAGAGGCACAAGAGGAGCTGCAGGAGTTTCAGCAGATGAGTCGAGATTATGAGGTGGAGCTGGAAACTGAGCTAAAGCAGTGTGAAGCTCGCAACCGCGAGCTGCTTACAACCAACAACAGACTACGCATGGATTTAGATAACTACAAG GAGAAGTACGAAACACAGCAATCTGAGGCAGTCAGGCAGATCTCAACTTTAGAAGGTGACCTGTCAGAGACCACAGCCATCAAGGACCAGCTACACAAGTATATCCGGGAGTTGGAACAGTCCAATGATGACCTGGAAAGAGCTAAGCG GGCCACTATAATGTCACTTGACGACTTTGAGCAGAGAATGAATCACGTCATAGAGCGAAATGCCTTCCTCGAGAGTGAGCTTGATGAAAAGGAGAATCTTTTAGAATCGGTACAGAGATTAAAGGATGAAGCTAGAG ATCTAAAACAGGAGCTGGCTGTTCAGCATAAACAAGAGCGCAAGCCATCGATCAGCCTGTTTAAAGAGATGGAAAAGCCGGATGCCACACCCTCAAGACCCTCCTCGGTTGTTAACTTCGCCCTTCCATCTATCCTTGCTACGCCTTCTAGGCCTCCAGGCTCAGGGAGTGCGTTCAACACCCCACCAGCTTCCTACAGCAGAC TTGAAGGTCTGACTGGAACTCCTCTTACCACATCTGCACGGATATCTGCCCTCAACATTGTTGGAGAGTTGTTAAGGAAAGTAGGG AACCTTGAATCCAAGCTGGCATCATGTCGAGAATTACACATGCACGAGAAAACACCAAGCTGCACCGCCATTGCACAGAGTACACCAAGTGTTTCAAGGGACACCCCTGATAATCCATCAAACACAAATGGCCTCTATGATAAGGG GATGGTAAAACGGTTGGACTTTGGAACAGGATCCAAGATAATGCTGTGA